The following coding sequences are from one Carassius auratus strain Wakin chromosome 47, ASM336829v1, whole genome shotgun sequence window:
- the LOC113064586 gene encoding protein ANKUB1: YLELGYAGAALQDNWSVSDFGITTGSTIRCQVKEVSKAILFLFSAITKETLPIMGPVTLLRSFVSKLKSLVSLQLGIPVSSFRLSTGSRLHLYDCNLLSDYAVQAVQRHFSMEKPVLRFQKRVALYVAAAHGHLDMANLLINGGVKAEDPVGFHPYCTWCYLMDHPDSLKCPTHAAVEAEQLLVLKLFVSRSIASLACCDPSGRNLLQIAIRHRCRECVTYLASKLYITVNFPGYSLPMYIYLQIKTWILRAQARKRQLLVRKLGDLVHFDGFPMQNKSSNLRGRALRRYIEVKESSCNFPVTSSFVGPSCVCHHSAAPTSQSASVVLPQLHPPQTMKSAIQQQNITRNRACGKKNPKEILPAENSNGSIGAWHSKVPHPCSFPDIRHRHFLISRSLTSDKILDIPQENFKLLNGRTLRENAIYCLAIASSFTEKPSLQQLALAQTLARRSVQSTLRDDLETC, from the exons TATCTGGAGCTGGGTTACGCCGGCGCCGCCCTGCAGGACAACTGGAGTGTGTCAGACTTTGGCATTACCACAGGAAGCACCATTCGCTGTCAGGTGAAG GAAGTCAGCAAGGCCATTCTATTTTTGTTCAGTGCCATAACAAAGGAGACTCTCCCCATAATGGGACCGGTAACCTTACTGAGATCCTTTGTGTCCAAACTGAAGTCACTGGTGTCCCTGCAGCTCGGTATTCCTGTCAGTTCCTTCAGACTCTCCACTGGGAGCCGCCTTCATCTCTATGACTGTAACCTGCTCAGTGACTATGCTGTGCAAGCTG TTCAGCGTCACTTCTCTATGGAGAAACCTGTGCTTAG GTTTCAGAAGCGTGTGGCTCTCTATGTGGCGGCAGCACATGGACACCTGGACATGGCCAACTTGCTGATCAATGGTGGGGTCAAAGCAGAAGATCCTGTCGGCTTCCATCCCTACTGCACATGGTGCTACCTGATGGATCATCCGGACTCTTTGAAGTGTCCCACGCATGCAGCAGTCGAGGCTGAGCAACTCCTGGTTTTAAAATTGTTTGTTAGTAGAAGCATTGCAAGTCTGGCCTGCTGCGATCCCAGTGGCAGGAATCTGCTGCAAATCGCAATTCGGCATAGATGCAGAGAGTGTGTTACCTATTTAGCTTCAAAACTTTACATTACTGTCAACTTTCCTGGGTACTCTCTACCAATGTACATCTACCTTCAAATCAAGACATGGATACTCAGGGCTCAAGCAAGAAAACGCCAATTGTTGGTAAGAAAGCTTGGTGATCTGGTGCATTTTGATGGCTTTCCCATGCAGAACAAGTCCTCGAATCTCAGAGGCCGAGCATTGAGAAGATATATAGAGGTCAAAGAATCATCCTGCAACTTCCCAGTGACATCATCCTTTGTGGGTCCTTCCTGTGTTTGTCATCACTCTGCTGCTCCAACTTCCCAGAGTGCATCGGTAGTGCTGCCACAGCTGCATCCTCCCCAAACCATGAAGAGCGCAATACAACAGCAGAACATCACTAGAAACAGGGCATGTGGGAAGAAGAACCCAAAGGAAATCCTGCCAGCTGAAAATAGCAATGGGAGCATTGGGGCCTGGCACAGTAAAGTTCCCCATCCCTGTTCTTTTCCAGACATCAGGCACAGACACTTCCTCATCAGTAGGTCCTTGACATCTGACAAGATACTTGACATCCCTCAGGAAAACTTTAAACTCCTTAATGGACGAACTCTTCGGGAGAATGCCATTTACTGCTTGGCCATTGCCAG TTCTTTCACTGAGAAGCCGTCGCTGCAGCAGCTAGCGCTAGCACAGACACTAGCCAGACGCAGCGTCCAAAGCACTCTGAGAGATGACCTGGAAACCTGCTGA